CTGGGGCAGCGGCGAAAGGTGCGGGCAAAGCAGCCAGAGGAGCTGGAGCAGCAGCCAAAGGTGCGGGCAAAGCAGCCAGAGGAGCTGGAGCAGCAGCCAAAGGTGCAGGCAAAGCAGCCAAAGGAGCTGGAGCAGCAGCCAGAGGAACGCGAGCGGCTAAGGCGGCTGGAGCAGCGTATTTAGCCAAAAGTGGAGCAGGGGCGGCATAGGCAGCTGGAACACCCGAGACATAACGGCTGGCGAAGGGGCCGGAATACTGGAAAGGTGTTGTGGTGTAGGATGAAAGTGTGCCATCAAAGTTGTTGCGTACATCGATTTGGCTGCTGCCGCCAGCGGCATACAGTGGAGCGTTTGCGTAAGCCAAAGGAGCTGCTGCCAAAGGAGCAGCTGCCAAGGGAGCAGCGGCAAAAGGTGCCAAAACACCGGGTTTCGCTGATGCGCAAGCAACGAGAGCGGCAAGAACGAAGGTAACCTGAAAGTATGCAATAAAAGTTTTATACgccaaacacacaaaaaatcggtgaaatttctgaaaaacttacgaatttgaacattttgcttttgtttggtgtttgcTTGTACTTGACAATTGGAAGTGTTGAGGTTGTATGCTTCCCTTGGCAAACTTAACCACCTTTTATACTCAAAAAACTAAGTAAATTGGCGAGTGAAACCTAAAGTGTTGTAAAATTAGTCATTtgcaatttaatataaattcaattgttatttaaaataaataaaagcaatacaTGCCTCGGAAGACCTCGCCTAATTTGCGTAGCCTAAGCTTACAGCGTGTGCATATCAAGTAACGCTGGCTGCCCGTGGTCGGCACGCTGCAATTGCcgaaagaaatttataaaaagttgacATGTAATCGATAAGCAATTGGCAATAAACGTGAAATGGTTCACTGAAGTGGTCAAAAAATGTCTTTTCgtgatttcttttgcatttgaGTTAGCTTTTCACAATCGATGTGCCGTCGCATTTACCCTTGAATAACCATTTTTTTGGGTTGtgcaaatttatttgtatttttttgtctcTTGGAGTTTTGTATATAGTCTAACTGAGGAAATGAGACATTGGGTTGATATGCAAGCACTTCGCAATCACCCAAACGAAATTCACCCAAATAATGAGCTAGGTTTGATTTGCCTAAGACTTCTCTAAATTTACATTTCGCGTTTAAAGtacttttctttaaaaacaattGTTAATATACCAATTATGAATTTCactaagaaatttaaataattttttctgaacttCCTTACATACATTCcttttattgattatttgtttcatttaaaactTAGTCAGAAGATTATTAACGAAAACTAAACAATTTACAACAGCTCTTGAACCATACATTGTGTTTCCGGAAAATTGATAAAGAACATACGAACAAGTAATATCAAATTCCCACTAAAAATTTGAAGtgattacaaatttattttatctattCACTAATCCAGACTGTTCACACTGCTGTTCGAAACTtataaaacagctgattcatTAGCGGATCGAAGCTGTGGCATTCCCTTCGCCACAACACTATTAGATCGGCTTTGGCCATCTTACCTTTCATTATTctccttttttaataaatctctTTGCTTAATGGGCTCTTGAACAGTTTAAGAATATCCGACGTATTCGagattaattttgttcagctgtGAGCCCTATATCCggcttaatgggtatgtaagcaagcaaaattgccacatttgggacgaagagcaacctgaatcattggtccatatttcttcaaaaatattgccGATGAAAACCTATTTGATGGCACTTGAcgcacatcgcatcaatcaatgtactagtatttattgagagaacacttcggtgagtagataatttcacgtttttacTGTTCGATGGGCcactaagatcgtgtgatatcacatcgttagacctTTTCATGTGGGAATATATAGACTCAAAGGTCTATGCGGTCCTTCAGCTTCGATtaaggccttggagcaaaacatcacgcatatcattcgtcagttactagtctaaatgctcgaacgagtcattgaaaattggacttaacAAATGGCTCATTTGTGACGTAGCCGtagccaatatttgaaagagagaataatcaaaacttaaatttaaaataatgttctttcgaatgataatatacattccccattaagttttaagtttccgtcttctttaaaaaagaagttttactGTATAAATCAGCTGTGACAATGTGATAATTTTTCTATTGACAAACAGAAGGCGCCAAATCGGAGTAACACAGGGGATTTCGAGTAGATAAGCCTAAAATCTTCTCGATGACGAGATTAACCAAAGTCATATTTGAATGGGAAAATCTTGCTAAATCTAGTAGATTAGTAAGATAATTTACCCAAGAGCCTAAATCTCGTGAACAGATTTCGGTCGAAACATGGTATAAGACAATTATGTCGTACTTACCATCTCacaaaaacattgaaataaatttattgcccttcctaaatataaaaaaaaaaaatcaaaagatcTTAAGCATTACAGAGCCGATCGAAGGAAAGTTTATATAATTCATAGTAAAATGAGGTCATCCAACATTACCTTTAGTTGGTAGAGATTAACGGCACTTTCAGTAAGCGATTATTTGCTTTTCAAAGGAAAAATCGCAGAATACCAATATTAACCTCTGATACAATTCACCCAATGATACACCAACTTCTTTAATCTATCCGAAAAACTTAATGTCTGCAGGTCTGCAAACAACAACGACTTCGtggcttcgaaaatatttttgagtaaatcctctgcaccatatagcaggacgagaataattTATAGAATATTATAACATATAGAATTTCTTTgtccgtcgagagaggacttcacttctgaattgcctactcagtccgaagtagcgcatgttggcaagagatattctgggTTGGATTTCGAGCCTCACGTTGTTGtggctgttaatgctggttccaagatagacgaaattatttacgattTCGAGGTTATGGCTGTCAAGACGTGGGGGCAAAGGCGCGATGAGACGACTGTTAATTTGATGAcggaagatatttcgtcttgccctcgttcaccactagacccatttgcttcgctttgtcGACTATTAAACGATGCGTAAATTCTTTCAGATTGCTGTGAAGTGTATTCACGCTTGCGTTTCATTTCCGGAGTAAGCTAAAACTACTACATCCATCACCATCTTCAAACTGCGATTTGAAATCGTGAATTTTTGTTACATTATCCTCCGTTGTAGCAGTAAACATTACACTGGACAGTAAAATGTCGGTTTCTCTTGATGTAGTGAAATCTAAATATTTATCAGATCAGCAGAAGTCAAAATTTTACCAAACTAATGCTAtacttgttgtttttctttctaATAAAGTCGGACAATATTTTGCTAAAACAGGAGAGGAACGTTAACGTCGGTTGcatcttcacaaatacaaaatattttattccaagGGCTTTAATCTAtatgtatgatagctatataaTGTGGTAGTCTCATCTAAATAATTCGAAAGAGTTCATTGAAGAATTGTTATAATTTCTAAACACGATATGCGAACTAATACTTTAAGAGCACCCCTAATACAATCACTTTTCAATTTCAACTGAAATGCCACAGTGTATTGCATAGTAAGCGTGATATGCCTGAtaactttaaaacaaattataaaatcaaacgCCTACTGTGTGCAAGAAAGTTTACATTTTTGGCCAaacaacacatatttttttaatttactgagTGCTTACCGAGTGCTGATACCAACACTGAAGTACTCTTGTCTATCAATAGCAACACAGATGTTTCTGCTATTGTTTATGCATACATAGTTGTTGCTCTAAATGCTAACCAGATGCGCTCATCAATTACGCACAGAACTGACCAATCCACTTTGCGACGTTCGAATTCAAGCGCCGGACAAGTTAAGCGGTGGCTCGTTCTTGACAAATCCGTACTGCGACtgctaagaaaaatataaaattcatttatagaaaaaaaatatttattcataaaaaaaaattaaatatttattcataaaaaaataaaatatctattgtggtagtatgtgtatgtgcgtgtgcttTAAGAAGCGCATGACCACGCGTACTGCGGCTCATGCATAATTAATACACTAATTTAAGCGTAAATAAATACTACTCAACGAAGGTGAAGGTGAAACTTaagtatttcttttaataatatctTCATATTAAACTATACtgcttttaaattattattgtgaaaataaaaatcgaaagtgAATATCGCTGCTAATTGTTTAATGTATGAATATATCTCTAACCATATTTAGAAAGAAATATCAATCTTTCTCCAGCCGTTTTGCTAATTGAATTAACACTTAGTCGCCAATTGTTTTAAAGAAAttcttatttacttaattaacCACATTTCTAAATTGTTTATGTCATTCACAGCTATTTTTACTTCATCCGCATATAAAGTCTAGAGAACTGCTTTCAaaaaatgtgcataaatatattttttttaaaacctgAATGCTTAGATAAATACCATATTCCATAGTATGACTGAATCATGAGCAAGAAAATATTGGCattcttttactttttacaTTGCATATTTGGCAGCATGATGCTTGCTGAAAAGGTCAAAGCACTAATGCAGTGTgattaaatattgtttacagtatattgtcacttaaaatgcaaaataacgtaacatcacttttcataagtttactgGAGAAGAAAAACGATGTAATAGAAGCATCTcacaatgaaacaaaatatgggttttggttacaaaatggttatgtgttggttatgtattggttatataatggttatatattggttatatctgagcGCGGAAGTTTGAAATTTTACGATATGACATATCTAATATGAAGTAGTCAATCGTAAccaacaaagaaatatttaatatgtatataatttaaataaaaaaacatattgaaacaaaatttgagttttgattataaaatggttatgtagtGGTTATAACTAAGAGCTTGAAACTATACGATCTGACATATCTAAGGTGATGTAGTGCatcgtaaacaataaaaaaactaaatttcgagttttttgatgatacgttgttttgcatttcaggtgaccatatatacttattttcttaattttcttattGCATTTAATAGTTACTTTTTTAGCTTGTCATCAATTTGACACAtttgaacaacaaaaacaacaacatttcagCAATAACagttacaaatattttcgaactcgTGTTGATCAAAgccatatttattaattattccaTTGTTTATTGTTTACTTTGTGCCAATTGAGGCTGTTCAAGGCCAGCGCGGCGTATGAGTGATGCTGTAGCAACAGACTGCAACGACCGGATGCAAACACAAATTTCAAGTTCCAGGTGCTCTTGTAAATATATCTTCATTTTAACGTAtgtcaaattatttatttgcataattaaACCAGAATATCACAAATCACAAATTTTAATTGGctttttgtagaatatgatgGCATTTTTGACGCATATAATAGAGTAAAGTTCATAAGTGATGACGTTACGTAGGTCATGAGATGGTTTTTGATAAGTGCACTGCTTGTGACTGCATTGACTGTGATTAATTCAATAatagaaagaaaagaaataaaaaac
This genomic stretch from Bactrocera dorsalis isolate Fly_Bdor chromosome 5, ASM2337382v1, whole genome shotgun sequence harbors:
- the LOC105224835 gene encoding nematocyst expressed protein 3-like, whose translation is MFKFVTFVLAALVACASAKPGVLAPFAAAPLAAAPLAAAPLAYANAPLYAAGGSSQIDVRNNFDGTLSSYTTTPFQYSGPFASRYVSGVPAAYAAPAPLLAKYAAPAALAARVPLAAAPAPLAALPAPLAAAPAPLAALPAPLAAAPAPLAALPAPFAAAPAPLAALPAPFAAAPAPLAAAPFAAPFPAAYAAAPAPYAW